One segment of Dryobates pubescens isolate bDryPub1 chromosome 23, bDryPub1.pri, whole genome shotgun sequence DNA contains the following:
- the ATP6V1B1 gene encoding V-type proton ATPase subunit B, kidney isoform, producing MAAAKVQAAGGSLAAAREQALAVIRDYSSNPRLTYRTVCGVNGPLVVLDNVKFAQYAEIVNFTLPNGSRRSGQVLEVMGSKAIVQVFEGTSGIDAKKTSCEFTGDILRTPVSEDMLGRVFNGSAKPIDGGPPVMAEDFLDINGQPINPHSRIYPEEMIQTGISPIDVMNSIARGQKIPIFSAAGLPHNEIAAQICRQAGLVRKSKDVVDYHEDNFAIVFAAMGVNMETARFFKADFEQNGSMENVCLFLNLANDPTIERIITPRLALTTAEFLAYQCEKHVLVILTDMSSYAEALREVSAAREEVPGRRGFPGYMYTDLATIYERAGRVEGRNGSITQIPILTMPNDDITHPIPDLTGFITEGQIYVDRQLHNRQIYPPINVLPSLSRLMKSAIGEGMTRKDHGDVSNQLYACYAIGKDVQAMKAVVGEEALSADDLLYLEFLHKFEKQFITQGPYENRTIFESLDIGWQLLRIFPKQMLKRIPEGILAEFYPREAKGQGQEPASTAL from the exons ATGGCCGCCGCGAAGGTGCAGGCAGCGGGGGGGTCCCTGGCCGCCGCCCGGGAGCAAGCCCTGGCCGTGATTCGGGACTACAGCAGCAACCCCAGGCTGA CCTACAGGACCGTGTGTGGTGTCAACGGACCCCTTGTGGTGCTGGACAACGTCAAG ttTGCCCAGTACGCTGAGATCGTGAACTTCACGCTGCCCAACGGCAGCCGCCGCAGCGGGCAGGTCCTGGAGGTGATGGGCTCCAAAGCCATCGTTCAG GTGTTTGAAGGAACATCTGGCATCGATGCCAAGAAGACCTCCTGCGAGTTCACTGGGGACATCCTGCGCACCCCAGTGTCTGAGGACATGCTGG GTCGAGTCTTCAACGGCTCCGCCAAACCCATCGACGGTGGACCCCCGGTGATGGCTGAGGACTTCCTGGACATTAATG GCCAGCCCATCAACCCCCACAGCCGCATCTACCCCGAGGAGATGATCCAGACGGGGATCTCCCCCATCGATGTGATGAACAGCATTGCCCGGGGCCAGAAGATCCCAATCTTCTCTGCTGCCGGCCTGCCCCACAATGAG ATTGCTGCACAgatctgcaggcaggctgggctggtcaGGAAGTCCAAGGATGTGGTGGACTACCACGAGGACAACTTCGCCATCGTCTTCGCCGCCATGGGG GTGAACATGGAGACAGCTCGCTTCTTCAAGGCCGACTTCGAGCAGAACGGCTCCATGGAGAACGTCTGCCTCTTCCTCAACCTGGCCAACGACCCCAC GATCGAGAGGATCATAACCCCCCGCCTGGCCCTGACCACGGCTGAGTTCCTGGCCTACCAGTGCGAGAAGCACGTGCTGGTGATCCTGACCGACATGAGCTCCTACGCCGAGGCCCTGCGGGAG GTCTCGgcagccagggaggaggtgCCCGGCCGCCGCGGCTTCCCCGGCTACATGTACACAGACCTGGCCACCATCTACGAGCGAGCAGGGCGTGTGGAGGGCAGGAACGGCTCCATCACCCAGATCCCCATCCTCACCATGCCCAACGACG acATCACCCACCCCATCCCTGACCTGACTGGCTTCATCACCGAGGGGCAGATCTACGTCGACCGGCAGCTGCACAACAGGCAG ATCTATCCCCCCATCAACGtgctgccctccctctcccGCCTGATGAAGTCGGCCATCGGGGAGGGCATGACCAGGAAGGACCATGGGGATGTCTCCAACCAGCTG TACGCCTGCTATGCCATCGGGAAGGACGTGCAAGCCATGAAGGCAGTGGTGGGGGAGGAGGCGCTCTCGGCGGATGACCTGCTCTACCTGGAGTTCCTGCACAAGTTCGAGAAGCAGTTCATCACCCAGG gcCCCTACGAGAACAGAACCATCTTCGAGTCGCTGGACAtcggctggcagctgctgcgcATCTTCCCCAAGCAGATGCTGAAGCGCATCCCCGAGGGCATCCTGGCCGAGTTCTACCCGCGGGAGGCCAaggggcagggccaggagccagccagcacagccctctga
- the LOC128898419 gene encoding shootin-1-like, which produces MHICAQQQPALAQEVGNAEERLAELEQASQALLAELSALETECEVERTCRQRAEAYAAQVKQENRQLKRLSLAPTDPLLLPTAVTPEEDLDPAQHYGQQLRDLQEKISWLLAQRKDLTVQVQELQRHNQDLQDQLEKGQEEQQRLLAALGTSQRALKSFKRVSQIVTQDYCEAMQQLELEQDLRLHAEAFAHEMLVQKQEANRQSTILLQSAGPSAQLLAALQEVGHLSQALEKARQEQQQQVKELEEQLRMRPEQEELDLAQAALAAAEAEKLQLKKQLQEAGKRLLGLEEEAVPTPPPPPPLPPPTPAVPVE; this is translated from the exons ATGCAcatctgtgcccagcagcagccagcccttgcccaggAGGTGGGCAACGCAGAGGAGAGACTGGCTGAGCTTGAGCAAG catcgcaggcactgctggctgagctctcaGCCCTGGAGACTGAGTGTGAGGTGGAGAGGACCTGCCGGCAGCGAGCCGAAGCCTATGCAGCACAG gtgaAGCAGGAGAACCGGCAGCTGAAGCggctcagcctggcccccaccGACCCCCTGCTCCTACCCACGGCGGTGACCCCCGAGGAGGACCTGGACCCTGCCCAGCACTACGGACAGCAGCTCCGGG ATCTGCAGGAGAAGatctcctggctgctggcacagcggAAGGACCTCACAGTCCAggtccaggagctgcagaggcacaACCAGGACCTGCAGGACCAG ctggagaaggggcaggaagagcagcagcggctgctggcagccctgggcaccagccAGAGGGCACTGAAGTCCTTCAAGAGAG TGTCCCAGATTGTCACCCAGGACTACTGTGAGGccatgcagcagctggagctggagcaggacctgCGCCTGCACGCCGAAGCCTTCGCCCACGAG ATGCTGGTACAGAAGCAGGAGGCCAACAGGCAGagcaccatcctgctgcagaGCGCGGGGCCCAgcgcccagctgctggcagctctgcaggaggtggGACACCTCAGCCAGGCACTGGAgaaggccaggcaggagcagcagcagcag gtgaaggagctggaggagcagctgaggatgcgaccggagcaggaggagctggatttggcccaagctgccctggctgcagcagaggctgagaagctgcagctgaagaagcagctgcaggaggctgggaagcggctgctggggctggaggaggaag CCGTGCCCACACCaccccctccaccacctctgccaCCACCCACGCCTGCTGTCCCTGTGGAGTaa